A stretch of the Vitis riparia cultivar Riparia Gloire de Montpellier isolate 1030 chromosome 13, EGFV_Vit.rip_1.0, whole genome shotgun sequence genome encodes the following:
- the LOC117929383 gene encoding uricase-2-like: MASEKIDGFTLEQRHGKARVRLGRVWRSQSGRHNFVEWTVSISLLSNCLAAYVRDDNSDIVATDSMKNTVYAKAKECAQQLSMEEFAIKLAKHFTSFYQQVTTAIVTIEEKPWERAYIDGQPHDHGFKRGSEMHTTEVIVEKSGALQVTSGIQGLALLKTTQAGFEGFIRDKYTALADTRERIVATEVTASWRYAFESLSGIPLQPLYFTDKYLDVKKVLAETFFGPPRGGVYSPSVQSTLYQMAKTVLNRFPDISSIQLKMPNLHFLPVNISSKDNPAIVKFDDDVYLPTSEPHGSIEATVSRIRAKM, encoded by the exons ATGGCGTCTGAGAAAATAGATGGATTTACGTTGGAGCAAAGGCATGGCAAAGCGCGAGTGAGGTTGGGTAGGGTTTGGCGAAGTCAAAGCGGCCGTCATAACTTCGTCGAATGGACCGTCAGCATCAGCCTCCTCTCCAACTGCCTCGCCGCCTACGTCCGCGACGACAACTCCGACATCGTCGCCACCGATTCCATGAAAAACACT GTTTATGCAAAAGCAAAGGAATGTGCTCAACAACTTTCAATGGAGGAGTTTGCAATTAAACTTGCCAAGCACTTTACATCATTTTATCAGCAG GTTACCACTGCCATAGTCACAATAGAGGAAAAACCATGGGAGCGTGCATATATAGATGGTCAACCACATGATCATG GATTTAAACGTGGATCTGAGATGCATACAACAGAAGTAATAGTGGAGAAATCTGGAGCTTTACAAGTGACTTCTGGTATTCAAGGCTTGGCTTTGTTGAAGACAACTCAG GCAGGTTTTGAAGGGTTTATTAGGGACAAATACACTGCTCTGGCTGACACACGAGAAAGGATAGTCGCAACAGAGGTCACTGCATCTTGGAG GTATGCTTTTGAATCTCTCTCTGGCATCCCCTTGCAGCCATTGTACTTTACAGACAAGTACCTGGACGTGAAAAAGGTTCTGGCTGAAACCTTTTTTGGCCCTCCAAGAGGGGGAGTATACAGCCCATCTGTTCAAAGCACTCTTTACCAAATGGCAAAGACTGTGCTCAacag GTTCCCTGATATCTCATCAATCCAATTAAAAATGCCAAATCTCCATTTCTTGCCAGTTAATATATCAAGCAAAGATAATCCAGCTATTGTGAAG TTTGATGATGATGTGTACTTACCAACAAGCGAGCCACATGGATCGATTGAAGCGACGGTGAGCCGCATCAGGGCAAAGATGTAG